Genomic window (Leptotrichia sp. oral taxon 212):
ATCAAATTTATACCTCTTGAAGCGGTGGCAGCAGTAGTACAGTGTAAAAGTAAGAAACCGAAATCAAAAAATTTATTAGAATGGACAAATTCAATTATGAATTTAAAAACATCTCAAGATTCTATTGTAAGGCTAGCAGCCAATATCCATATAGGTATCCAAAAAGATGAACACGATTTAGACGAAAAAACTAAATATGGGATTAAAGACATTCATGTAGGTACTCAAAAAGATGAACAGTGGAATCCGATTCAAATTGCAACTACACCAATTAAAATATTATGTTATATAAGTGATAAAAAGACAACGAGTGAAGGAAGTGAGGGGAAAAAATCCTTTGATATTATAATTGAAGCATATCAAAAAGAAAAGAAAACTAACAATAATCCGAAAGAAAAAAGTAAAGAATCTAATTATTCAGGTAATTTAAATATTACATTTAAAGATAATAATTTATATGATGTGCTTTGTCAGTATAATCGAAATAAAGAACATAAAAAAGATAAGATTTATGAAAAAAATGAAGATGAAATAGATAAAAAGTATGAAGAATATGTGGATAGTAAAGGTAATATTCATGAAAAATTGAAAGAAAGAAAAATATCAGATTATGTTGTAAAGTATGATAAAGAAGAATATGCTTTACTTTCGTTTATTTTTCAATTTAATCAAATGCTTATGATGATTAATAATCCAATGTTTTTTCCACATATGGCTTATGTAAAGATGTTCAATAAGTAAGAAAAGAGGAGATAGTGAATGATTAATATTGTAGTCATTGCCATTGAAAAAGTACAAAAATATATTTTTCAGAAGATTGATCAAAGTCAGACAGATGAAAAAACTCTGAAAAATATTATTCTGTCATCTAGTTATGTGGCAACAGATATTTTAGAAGAGATAGAAAATAAATTTGAGTTAGAAAAAGATATTCCGATGGGGGAGGGAAATAAAATTCTCTGGATATCAGGAAAAGTAGTTTTTTGTAGTAATTTATCAAAAAAAGAACTCCAAAATAGACTAAAAGAACTTTATCAAAAGATTTATACAGATTATGAAGGAAATATATTTTTGAATTACGCAGTTTTTCCTATGAACAAGATGGATAAAATAGCTATTTTAAAAAAAGCAGATCAATTGTTAAAAGCTAATGAAACAAAAGCACAAGTAATAAAAGACAATAGTGAATTGCTATTTCGTTTTAAAGAATTGGAAACTGAGATGGGGAATAAGGAATTTGAAAATATAG
Coding sequences:
- a CDS encoding DUF6602 domain-containing protein; the protein is MAKFIEDIRNNYRKLECELVTQLSYQVEHDVTTGTNREEIWVDFFKRIIPKKFNIARSVFIIDSNSECSKEVDIAIYDEQYTPYIFNYGNIKFIPLEAVAAVVQCKSKKPKSKNLLEWTNSIMNLKTSQDSIVRLAANIHIGIQKDEHDLDEKTKYGIKDIHVGTQKDEQWNPIQIATTPIKILCYISDKKTTSEGSEGKKSFDIIIEAYQKEKKTNNNPKEKSKESNYSGNLNITFKDNNLYDVLCQYNRNKEHKKDKIYEKNEDEIDKKYEEYVDSKGNIHEKLKERKISDYVVKYDKEEYALLSFIFQFNQMLMMINNPMFFPHMAYVKMFNK